From the Dama dama isolate Ldn47 chromosome 24, ASM3311817v1, whole genome shotgun sequence genome, one window contains:
- the RTP3 gene encoding receptor-transporting protein 3, translating to MDLDMKVWKRVFQELIQEVKPRHTWQLTLDKSLLPNILKPGWAQYQQWTFAWFQCSLCSRNWASAQVQVLFHMHWSKGESSGQVKMRVFAQRCQKCSQPSFEVPQFTEENISRILNNLVLQILKKCYREGIKFVKSPMIKDVALQGPHNSDNCEACLQGFCVQNDGGLAVQSSTALSFPRISSPTLGITAEMPSPMSGSTRGEAVKKNVLPRSWFPEPTPAESLPTAWSPRTNTSFQREKRDDDSSCDQSFYSHPAQHPRSTGMRCCCFILILIVIIIIIITVIVVKVTI from the exons ATGGATCTGGACATGAAGGTGTGGAAGCGAGTGTTCCAGGAATTAATTCAGGAGGTGAAGCCGAGGCACACATGGCAACTCACACTGGACAAAAGCCTTCTTCCTAACATCCTGAAGCCAGGGTGGGCACAATACCAGCAGTGGACCTTCGCCTG GTTCCAGTGCTCCTTGTGCTCTCGAAATTGGGCCTCCGCCCAAGTTCAGGTCCTTTTCCACATGCACTGGAGTAAGGGTGAATCCAGTGGGCAGGTGAAGATGAGAGTCTTTGCCCAGAGATGTCAGAAGTGCTCCCAGCCTTCGTTTGAGGTTCCCCAGTTCACAGAAGAGAACATCTCAAGGATCCTGAACAACCTGGTGTTGCAAATTCTGAAGAAATGCTATAGAGAAGGAATTAAGTTCGTGAAGAGTCCTATGATCAAGGACGTTGCTCTCCAAGGGCCACATAACAGTGACAACTGCGAGGCATGTCTGCAGGGCTTTTGTGTCCAGAATGACGGAGGTCTGGCCGTGCAGTCCTCTACAGCCCTGTCATTTCCCAGAATAAGCTCACCCACCCTCGGGATCACCGCTGAAATGCCTTCTCCCATGAGTGGGAGCACCAGAGGGGAGGCAGTGAAGAAAAATGTATTACCCAGATCGTGGTTTCCTGAGCCCACACCAGCTGAGAGCCTCCCTACTGCCTGGAGCCCAAGAACAAACACCAGTTTCCAGAGGGAGAAAAGAGACGATGATTCCTCCTGTGATCAGAGCTTCTATTCCCACCCAGCCCAGCATCCCAGGAGCACAGGCATGCGTTGCTGCTGTTTTATCCTAATTTTAATTGTAATTATAATCATCATCATAACTgtaattgtggtaaaagtcactaTCTGA